In one Pseudomonas sp. R84 genomic region, the following are encoded:
- a CDS encoding pirin family protein, producing MLELRPFSSLGGAHHGWLDAHHHFSFAEYYDPQRMNWGNLRVWNDDVIAAGTGFPQHPHRDMEIITYVREGAITHQDNLGNKGRTEAGDVQVMSAGTGIAHSEYNLEAKDSKIFQIWILPTETGAPPSWGAKPFPKGQREGFVTLASGKDGDDQSLRIRADARLVAANLKAGETAEYHLDEGRRAYLVPATGVIEVNGLRAQARDGVAVAHEQVLSVTAIEDSEIVLVDLA from the coding sequence ATGCTTGAACTCAGACCTTTCAGCTCGCTAGGCGGCGCCCATCACGGCTGGTTGGATGCCCATCACCACTTTTCGTTCGCCGAGTACTACGACCCACAGCGCATGAACTGGGGCAACCTGCGGGTGTGGAACGATGACGTGATCGCTGCCGGCACTGGCTTCCCGCAGCATCCGCACCGCGACATGGAAATCATCACCTATGTCCGTGAAGGTGCGATTACTCACCAAGACAACCTGGGCAACAAGGGCCGCACCGAGGCTGGCGATGTGCAAGTGATGAGCGCCGGCACCGGCATCGCTCACAGCGAATACAACCTGGAAGCGAAAGACAGCAAGATCTTCCAGATCTGGATTCTGCCGACGGAAACCGGCGCCCCGCCATCTTGGGGTGCCAAACCCTTTCCGAAAGGCCAGCGTGAAGGCTTTGTCACACTGGCCAGCGGCAAGGATGGCGATGACCAAAGTCTGCGGATTCGCGCCGATGCCAGGTTGGTCGCGGCCAATCTCAAGGCGGGTGAAACCGCGGAATATCACCTGGACGAGGGCCGTCGCGCCTATCTGGTACCGGCCACCGGCGTGATTGAAGTCAACGGCTTGCGTGCACAAGCTCGAGACGGTGTGGCAGTGGCGCATGAGCAAGTGCTGAGCGTCACGGCCATTGAGGACAGTGAAATCGTCTTGGTGGATTTGGCTTGA
- a CDS encoding PLP-dependent aminotransferase family protein, with translation MKAARQNDFVYQAVYRYLTLLIDEAGSGSAVRLPSLRQLADRLNVSISTVQYAYSLLEKEGRVYSIAKSGYYAQALHVTDSPDSGSDLLETVYVNARRPGMCVLSADEPASLQPLDSPLLMLERELLRQYPRQPQALVQPCGELELRTVMAARYTSSTANYWRADDVYIGADLRGVLDILISVLELRRATVVVESPCDWVILRLLEAAEVRVIELPFVAGAIDLQRLESVLKSEPVRLILLSSALSMPRGSLIPLSNQQAVAHLLGRHGTWVLENDCYSELHEGGSAQRLRDWLDPDRLLVFSTFEKFIGAEAPFGILLSRQWRNELQRHFLLRAFRLSPIRQKAVARLLAGGRLDQHLLILRRMLKERRTQLIELLRERLGDALQVVEPQGGATVWVRSLRPVNMAQVFQCLLRQQIIIAPGELFSLQGLHAQHVRLSPLSHGEHDLTRVVGLLGDALRLAPGE, from the coding sequence GTGAAAGCGGCGAGGCAGAATGACTTTGTTTATCAGGCGGTATATCGATACCTCACGCTGCTGATAGACGAGGCGGGAAGTGGCTCGGCGGTGCGTTTGCCATCACTGCGACAATTGGCGGATCGGCTCAATGTGTCGATCTCGACGGTCCAGTACGCATATTCGCTGCTGGAAAAGGAAGGCCGGGTCTATTCAATCGCCAAATCCGGATACTACGCGCAAGCGCTACACGTAACGGACTCACCCGATAGCGGCAGTGATTTGCTGGAAACCGTTTACGTCAATGCCAGGCGCCCGGGCATGTGCGTGCTGAGCGCCGATGAGCCGGCCTCTCTGCAACCGCTGGACAGTCCATTACTGATGCTGGAGCGGGAACTGCTGCGTCAATATCCGCGGCAGCCGCAAGCGCTGGTGCAACCTTGCGGAGAACTTGAACTGCGCACGGTAATGGCCGCGCGTTATACCTCGTCCACCGCCAATTACTGGCGTGCGGATGACGTCTACATCGGCGCAGATCTGCGCGGTGTCCTGGACATTCTGATTTCCGTGCTTGAGTTACGTCGCGCCACCGTGGTCGTCGAGTCGCCCTGTGACTGGGTGATCCTGCGTCTGCTGGAAGCCGCCGAGGTGCGTGTGATCGAACTGCCGTTTGTCGCTGGCGCGATTGATCTGCAGCGGCTGGAGTCGGTGCTCAAGAGTGAGCCGGTGCGTTTGATCCTGTTGTCTTCGGCGTTGAGCATGCCACGGGGCAGCCTGATACCGCTGAGCAACCAACAGGCAGTCGCGCATTTGCTCGGGCGCCATGGCACTTGGGTGCTGGAAAACGATTGTTACAGCGAACTCCACGAAGGAGGGAGCGCCCAACGATTGCGCGACTGGCTGGACCCTGATCGTCTGCTGGTGTTTTCCACGTTCGAGAAGTTCATCGGTGCCGAGGCACCTTTCGGCATATTGCTCTCACGGCAGTGGCGCAACGAGTTGCAGCGGCATTTTCTGTTGCGCGCGTTTCGCTTGTCGCCGATCCGTCAGAAGGCCGTTGCCAGGCTGTTGGCGGGTGGTCGGCTGGATCAGCATTTGTTGATCTTGAGACGAATGCTCAAGGAGCGTCGCACGCAATTGATTGAGCTGCTGCGCGAACGCCTCGGCGATGCGTTGCAGGTTGTCGAGCCCCAAGGTGGCGCGACCGTGTGGGTGCGTTCTCTGCGGCCGGTCAACATGGCGCAGGTGTTCCAGTGCCTGTTGAGGCAGCAGATCATTATTGCGCCGGGCGAACTGTTCAGCCTGCAAGGCCTGCATGCGCAGCATGTGCGGTTGAGTCCGCTGAGCCACGGCGAGCATGACCTGACCCGCGTGGTCGGCCTGCTCGGTGACGCCTTGCGCCTGGCACCCGGTGAATAA
- a CDS encoding zinc-dependent alcohol dehydrogenase family protein produces the protein MSRTIRFHKFGPAEVLKCEEHAAAQPGPGEVQVRVEAIGISWYDTLWRQNLASSQARLPAGLGHEMAGVITAVGDGVDDLAVGDKVASFPAESANDYPVYGESIVLPRTALTRYPDVLSPIEASVHYTPLLIAYFAYADLARVKPGQFALVTDASHCAGPSFVQLGKAMGVRVIAATKEAEEREYLLSLGAEKVIVTEEEDLLMRINKITDNRGVDVVFDGLGGPQMSLLGDVLAPRGSLVLYGLQGGNQTPFPACAAFQKNIQFFVHCIGNFTGKPELGITQDHVALQRALRDINQLTADRVLLPLKTRVFPFNEFVEAHRYMDECPCRERVALQVEPA, from the coding sequence ATGTCCCGCACGATCCGTTTTCACAAGTTTGGTCCGGCCGAGGTGCTCAAATGCGAAGAGCATGCGGCCGCTCAGCCAGGTCCTGGCGAAGTGCAGGTGCGCGTCGAGGCGATCGGCATCAGCTGGTACGACACCCTCTGGCGTCAGAACCTGGCCTCGTCTCAGGCGCGACTGCCTGCGGGTCTTGGTCACGAAATGGCCGGTGTGATCACCGCTGTCGGCGACGGTGTCGATGATCTGGCAGTGGGTGACAAGGTCGCCAGCTTTCCGGCCGAGAGTGCGAACGACTACCCGGTCTACGGCGAATCAATCGTGCTGCCGCGTACTGCGCTGACCCGTTATCCGGATGTGCTCAGCCCGATCGAAGCCAGCGTGCACTACACGCCGCTACTGATCGCCTATTTTGCCTACGCCGATCTGGCGCGGGTCAAGCCAGGGCAGTTCGCTCTGGTCACGGACGCCAGCCATTGCGCCGGTCCTTCGTTTGTCCAGTTGGGCAAGGCAATGGGTGTGCGGGTGATTGCCGCGACCAAAGAAGCCGAAGAGCGCGAGTACCTGCTGTCCCTTGGTGCGGAAAAGGTCATTGTCACCGAAGAGGAAGATCTGTTGATGCGAATCAACAAGATCACCGACAACCGCGGTGTCGACGTGGTGTTCGACGGCCTCGGCGGCCCGCAGATGTCGTTGCTTGGCGATGTGCTGGCGCCGCGTGGCAGCCTGGTGTTGTATGGCTTGCAGGGCGGCAATCAGACGCCGTTCCCGGCCTGTGCAGCGTTCCAGAAGAACATCCAGTTTTTCGTGCATTGCATCGGCAACTTCACCGGCAAGCCGGAACTGGGCATCACTCAGGATCACGTCGCCTTGCAACGTGCCTTGCGTGACATCAACCAGTTGACCGCCGACCGCGTGTTGCTGCCGCTGAAGACGCGTGTATTCCCGTTCAACGAGTTCGTCGAAGCGCATCGCTACATGGACGAATGCCCATGCCGCGAACGGGTCGCGCTGCAGGTCGAACCGGCGTAA
- a CDS encoding LysR family transcriptional regulator, which translates to MNRNDLRRVDLNLLIVFETLMHERSVTRAAEKLFLGQPAISAALSRLRSLFDDPLFVRTGRSMEPSARAVEIFALLSPALDSISTAVSRAAEFDPATSTSVFRIGLSDDVEFALLPMLLKRLRAESPGIVLVIRRVNYILMPGLLASGEISIGVSYTTDLPANAKRKVLRRSAPKLLRADTVPGPLSLDDYCARPHALVSFAGDLSGFIDEELEKLGRKRHVVLAVPQFNGLSTLLAGTDIVATVPDYTAEALTAAGGVRAEDPPLPTRTFELHMAWRGSQDNDPGERWLRSRIQMFFGDPESL; encoded by the coding sequence ATGAATCGTAATGACCTGCGTCGTGTCGACCTGAACCTGTTGATCGTATTCGAAACATTGATGCACGAACGCAGTGTGACCCGGGCGGCAGAAAAACTGTTTCTCGGTCAACCGGCGATCAGTGCGGCGCTCTCGCGCCTGCGCAGCCTGTTCGATGACCCGCTATTCGTGCGCACCGGTCGCAGCATGGAACCGTCCGCCCGCGCGGTGGAAATCTTCGCCCTGCTCTCGCCGGCCCTCGATTCGATTTCAACCGCTGTCAGCCGCGCGGCCGAATTCGACCCGGCGACCAGCACCTCGGTTTTCCGTATTGGCTTGTCCGACGACGTTGAATTCGCCCTGCTGCCGATGCTGCTCAAACGCCTGCGCGCCGAATCCCCGGGGATCGTGCTGGTGATCCGTCGCGTCAACTACATATTGATGCCGGGCCTGTTGGCCTCCGGCGAGATATCCATTGGAGTCAGCTACACCACCGACCTGCCGGCCAACGCCAAGCGCAAGGTCCTGCGTCGCAGCGCACCAAAACTGCTGCGTGCCGACACCGTGCCGGGGCCGCTGAGCCTGGATGACTACTGCGCGCGTCCGCATGCACTGGTGTCGTTCGCCGGCGACCTCAGTGGCTTTATTGATGAAGAGCTCGAGAAACTCGGGCGCAAACGGCATGTGGTGCTGGCCGTGCCGCAGTTCAACGGTTTGAGTACGTTGCTGGCGGGCACCGACATCGTGGCGACTGTACCGGATTACACGGCGGAGGCGCTGACGGCGGCTGGTGGCGTTCGGGCGGAAGATCCGCCGTTGCCGACGCGCACGTTTGAGCTGCATATGGCGTGGCGGGGGTCGCAGGATAATGACCCGGGTGAGCGGTGGTTACGGTCGCGGATTCAGATGTTTTTTGGCGACCCTGAGAGCCTTTAG
- a CDS encoding heavy metal response regulator transcription factor, producing MHILLIEDDTKTGEYLKKGLGESGYNVDWTQHGADGLHMALHTTYDLIVLDVMLPGIDGFQIIELLRARQDVPVLFLTARDQLQDRIRGLELGADDYLVKPFSFTELLLRIRTILRRGVVREADHFHLADLELDLVRRRVTRQQQVIVLTNKEFALLHLFLRRAGDVLSRTQIASEVWDMNFDSDTNVVDVAVKRLRSKVDQPYPIKLIHTIRGIGYVCEVRPCGPDANPL from the coding sequence ATGCATATCCTGCTAATCGAAGATGACACCAAAACAGGTGAGTACCTCAAAAAGGGGCTCGGCGAGTCCGGTTACAACGTCGACTGGACCCAGCACGGCGCCGACGGCCTGCACATGGCCTTGCATACGACCTACGATCTGATCGTGCTGGACGTGATGTTGCCCGGGATTGACGGGTTTCAGATCATCGAGCTTTTGCGCGCCAGACAAGACGTCCCCGTGCTGTTCCTGACCGCGCGCGACCAGTTGCAGGACCGCATTCGCGGCCTGGAACTGGGCGCCGATGACTACTTGGTCAAACCTTTTTCGTTTACTGAACTGCTGTTACGCATCCGCACCATCTTGCGTCGTGGTGTCGTGCGCGAAGCCGACCATTTCCACCTCGCCGACCTCGAGCTGGATCTGGTCCGGCGCCGCGTTACACGCCAGCAGCAGGTGATCGTGCTGACCAACAAGGAGTTCGCCCTGCTGCATCTATTTCTGCGCCGGGCAGGCGATGTGCTGTCCAGGACACAGATCGCTTCGGAAGTCTGGGACATGAATTTTGACAGCGATACCAACGTGGTGGACGTAGCGGTCAAGCGCCTGCGCAGCAAGGTCGATCAGCCCTACCCTATCAAGCTGATCCATACCATTCGCGGTATCGGCTATGTCTGCGAGGTGAGGCCATGCGGTCCCGACGCCAACCCTCTCTGA
- a CDS encoding RidA family protein, whose amino-acid sequence MTDRQIIVPDGMRLLCEHAGYAPAVKVGKTLYCAGQVGRTPELSVIEDPEQQFLAAWDNLRLVLEAGGCEFEDVVEMTTYHVDMHRHMPIFRRVKDKVFPRSTCAWTCIGVGELARPGLLVEIKCIAVER is encoded by the coding sequence ATGACTGATCGTCAGATCATTGTTCCAGATGGCATGAGATTGCTCTGCGAGCATGCTGGTTATGCACCAGCTGTAAAGGTAGGAAAGACTCTTTACTGCGCTGGTCAGGTAGGCCGGACGCCGGAATTATCAGTTATCGAAGACCCAGAGCAGCAGTTTTTGGCAGCTTGGGACAATCTCCGGCTCGTCTTGGAAGCCGGCGGGTGCGAATTTGAAGATGTCGTCGAAATGACAACTTATCACGTCGATATGCACCGCCACATGCCAATTTTTAGACGCGTGAAGGATAAAGTCTTTCCTCGGAGTACTTGTGCATGGACATGCATAGGTGTCGGTGAACTGGCTCGCCCCGGCCTTCTCGTGGAGATCAAATGCATCGCCGTAGAGCGATAG
- a CDS encoding cytochrome b/b6 domain-containing protein, translating into MRQKKLHPWPVRLTHWLNAACMVCMFMSGWAIYNASPLFGFRFPVSVTVGGWLGGALAWHFAFMWLLLINGAIYVLYGVVSRHFKRELLPIGLVALKRDFTDALRFRLVHEKGVYNAVQRLMYWMVLAAGALVVISGVAIWKPIQLQELVALLGGYDVARYVHFAAMAVIAAFVVIHLGLVMLVPKTLLPMISGGVRSLDIRRNGHD; encoded by the coding sequence GTGAGACAGAAAAAGCTTCATCCCTGGCCGGTTCGCCTCACCCACTGGCTCAACGCCGCCTGCATGGTCTGCATGTTCATGAGCGGTTGGGCCATTTACAACGCCTCGCCACTGTTCGGCTTCAGGTTTCCAGTGTCGGTAACCGTGGGCGGGTGGTTGGGTGGGGCGCTGGCCTGGCACTTTGCATTCATGTGGCTGCTGCTGATCAACGGCGCAATCTATGTGCTGTATGGCGTCGTCAGTCGCCATTTCAAACGTGAGTTGCTGCCCATTGGGCTTGTCGCATTGAAGCGTGATTTTACGGACGCTTTGCGCTTCCGGCTCGTGCATGAAAAGGGTGTCTATAACGCTGTGCAGCGCCTGATGTACTGGATGGTACTGGCAGCAGGCGCACTCGTCGTCATTTCGGGTGTGGCGATCTGGAAACCCATTCAACTTCAAGAGCTGGTCGCGCTACTGGGCGGCTATGACGTCGCTCGCTACGTACATTTTGCGGCGATGGCGGTAATTGCTGCATTCGTCGTGATTCATCTTGGGTTGGTAATGCTGGTACCCAAAACCCTGCTGCCAATGATTTCAGGTGGGGTGCGGTCGCTTGATATCAGGAGAAATGGCCATGACTGA
- the pgm gene encoding phosphoglucomutase (alpha-D-glucose-1,6-bisphosphate-dependent), which translates to MTLSPFAGKPAPAELLVDIPRLVTAYYTGQPDASISTQRVAFGTSGHRGSSFDLSFNEWHVLAISQAICLYREAQGITGPLFVGIDTHALSTPAGASALEVLAANGVTVMIAEGDEYTPTPAISHAILCYNRGRTSGLADGIVITPSHNPPQSGGYKYNPTNGGPADTHITKWIEAKANELLAAKLTGVKRISYEQALKASTTHRHDYLNSYVADLINVIDFDAIRDAKLRLGVDPLGGAGVRYWSAIAEHYRLDLQVVNKEVDATFRFMTVDWDGQIRMDPSSSHAMQGLIGLKERFDVAFACDPDHDRHGIVTPSGGLLAPNNYLAVSIDYLFQNRPQWRADAGVGKTVVSSGLIDRVAKRLGRRLYEVPVGFKWFADGLFDGSLGFGGEESAGASFLRKDGGVWSTDKDGLIPALLAAEMTARTGRDPSQAYKALTDELGEPFSVRVDAKANPEQKALLSKLSPDQVTSTELAGEKIQSILSHAPGNDQAIGGLKVMTENGWFAARPSGTEDIYKIYAESFISDDHLKQLVVEAQTLVDGAISSK; encoded by the coding sequence ATGACACTCAGTCCTTTTGCGGGCAAACCGGCACCGGCAGAATTGTTGGTCGATATCCCGCGACTGGTAACGGCTTACTACACCGGACAGCCCGACGCCTCGATTTCCACCCAGCGTGTGGCGTTCGGTACATCCGGACACCGGGGCAGCTCGTTCGACTTGAGTTTCAACGAATGGCACGTTCTGGCCATCAGCCAGGCGATCTGCCTGTACCGCGAAGCCCAGGGCATCACCGGGCCATTGTTTGTCGGCATCGACACTCACGCACTGTCGACCCCGGCCGGGGCCAGTGCGCTGGAAGTTCTGGCCGCCAACGGTGTGACGGTGATGATCGCCGAAGGTGATGAATACACGCCGACACCGGCCATTTCCCACGCCATTCTCTGCTACAACCGTGGCCGCACCTCGGGCCTGGCGGACGGCATCGTCATCACGCCGTCGCACAACCCGCCACAAAGCGGTGGTTACAAATACAACCCAACCAACGGCGGGCCGGCTGACACCCACATCACCAAATGGATCGAAGCCAAGGCCAATGAACTGCTGGCTGCCAAACTGACCGGTGTGAAGCGCATCAGTTACGAGCAGGCGCTCAAGGCCAGCACCACGCATCGTCACGATTACCTGAACAGCTACGTAGCCGACCTGATCAACGTGATCGACTTCGACGCCATTCGTGACGCCAAACTGCGTCTGGGCGTTGATCCGCTGGGCGGAGCAGGGGTGCGTTACTGGTCGGCGATTGCCGAGCATTACCGCCTCGATCTGCAAGTGGTTAACAAGGAAGTCGACGCTACGTTCCGTTTCATGACCGTCGACTGGGATGGCCAGATTCGTATGGACCCGTCGTCCAGCCATGCGATGCAAGGCCTGATCGGCTTGAAAGAGCGTTTCGACGTTGCCTTCGCTTGCGACCCTGATCACGACCGTCATGGAATCGTGACGCCGTCCGGTGGTTTGCTCGCGCCGAACAACTATCTCGCCGTCTCGATCGATTACCTGTTTCAGAACCGCCCACAATGGCGCGCGGACGCTGGCGTGGGTAAAACCGTGGTCAGCAGCGGTCTGATCGATCGCGTGGCCAAGCGTCTGGGGCGTCGTTTGTACGAAGTTCCGGTCGGTTTCAAGTGGTTCGCCGACGGCTTGTTCGATGGCTCGTTGGGTTTCGGTGGCGAAGAGAGCGCGGGTGCATCGTTCCTGCGCAAGGACGGCGGCGTGTGGAGCACCGACAAGGACGGTCTGATCCCGGCATTGCTCGCCGCCGAAATGACCGCGCGCACCGGTCGCGATCCGAGCCAGGCCTACAAGGCATTGACCGATGAGCTGGGCGAACCGTTCTCGGTGCGCGTCGACGCCAAGGCCAATCCGGAGCAGAAAGCACTGCTAAGCAAGCTGTCACCTGACCAGGTCACCTCGACCGAACTGGCCGGCGAGAAAATCCAGAGCATTCTCAGCCATGCCCCAGGCAACGATCAGGCGATTGGTGGTCTGAAAGTGATGACTGAAAACGGTTGGTTCGCCGCGCGTCCGTCGGGCACCGAAGACATCTACAAGATCTACGCTGAAAGCTTCATCAGTGACGACCACCTCAAGCAATTGGTCGTTGAAGCGCAGACGCTGGTGGATGGCGCCATCTCCAGCAAGTGA
- a CDS encoding AraC family transcriptional regulator, with protein MPKSKDPSTARMVQLMGQLAPLEGYNLSPLDDVRFLRSNRPLKRTPVLYEPGIVILCQGQKRGYLGDEIYIYDAQHYLVVSVPVPFTMETDASEAEPMLAVYIRLDFNLAGELIQQVDEVWNIRVAQPMGMYASPMDEPLRQSTLRFLEVMGDCTDAQILGPAMLRELYYRILTGEQGGTLRAAIAQQGQFGKVTRAIHKIHRCYHEHLDVEILAQEAQMSVPNFHLHFRKVTDSSPMQYLKSTRLHQARLLMLRNDLTAAKSAFLVGYESASQFSRDFKRLFGRTPIAEVARMKQAYTLPAPTTPSPFVSSH; from the coding sequence ATGCCGAAATCCAAGGACCCGAGCACTGCGCGTATGGTGCAGTTGATGGGCCAGCTTGCACCGCTGGAGGGTTACAACCTGAGTCCGCTGGATGATGTGCGTTTTCTGCGTTCCAACCGGCCGCTGAAGCGCACCCCGGTTCTATATGAGCCGGGCATCGTCATCCTCTGTCAGGGGCAGAAACGCGGCTATCTGGGTGATGAAATTTACATCTATGACGCCCAGCATTATCTGGTGGTGTCAGTGCCAGTGCCTTTTACAATGGAGACCGACGCTAGCGAGGCGGAGCCAATGCTGGCGGTGTACATACGTCTGGATTTCAATCTGGCCGGCGAGCTGATTCAGCAGGTAGATGAGGTATGGAACATCCGCGTGGCTCAGCCTATGGGTATGTACGCCTCGCCCATGGACGAACCGCTGCGCCAGTCGACCCTGCGTTTTCTGGAAGTCATGGGCGACTGCACCGACGCGCAAATCCTCGGACCAGCGATGTTGCGCGAACTCTACTACCGCATTCTCACTGGCGAACAAGGCGGTACCCTACGCGCGGCTATCGCCCAGCAGGGTCAGTTCGGCAAGGTGACGCGCGCCATTCACAAAATCCACCGCTGTTACCACGAGCATCTGGATGTAGAAATCCTCGCCCAGGAAGCGCAGATGAGCGTGCCTAACTTTCATCTGCATTTTCGCAAGGTGACCGATTCCTCGCCTATGCAGTACCTCAAGTCGACGCGGTTGCATCAAGCGCGATTACTGATGCTGCGTAACGACCTGACAGCGGCCAAGTCGGCATTTCTGGTGGGTTATGAAAGTGCTTCGCAATTTAGCCGCGATTTCAAGCGCCTCTTCGGACGCACGCCAATAGCGGAGGTGGCGCGGATGAAGCAGGCTTATACGTTGCCGGCACCGACAACCCCGTCGCCCTTCGTGTCATCACACTGA
- a CDS encoding molybdopterin-dependent oxidoreductase codes for MTESRKGTVQRVRLEPAQQLELENIQRRHFLRAGLTVGAMSMLTGCNLQDGDQVDKVLWAMSRWNDRVQAWLFSGQKLAPTFTRAQITTPFPFNAFYGQDDIPEVDLASYSLAVSGRVGDKAPWTLESLRKLPQRSDITRLICVEGWSAIGQWGGVPLKTFLEHIGADTTAKFVGFKCADRYYSSLDMPTALHPQTLLALDYADVALPPEYGYPLRVRVPTKLGFKNPKHVVEIFVSNDNPGGYWEDQGYNWFSGI; via the coding sequence ATGACTGAATCCAGAAAAGGAACTGTTCAGCGCGTCAGGCTTGAACCTGCGCAACAGCTTGAGTTGGAGAATATCCAGCGCCGGCATTTCCTTCGTGCCGGCTTGACCGTGGGTGCGATGTCGATGCTGACCGGCTGCAACCTGCAGGACGGCGATCAGGTTGACAAGGTCCTTTGGGCCATGTCGCGCTGGAACGATAGGGTCCAGGCATGGCTGTTCAGCGGACAGAAACTGGCGCCGACCTTCACCCGCGCGCAGATCACTACGCCATTTCCGTTCAACGCATTCTATGGCCAGGACGATATCCCTGAAGTGGACCTCGCCAGTTACTCGCTCGCCGTCTCCGGCCGGGTCGGGGACAAGGCTCCATGGACACTCGAAAGCTTGCGCAAACTGCCGCAACGTAGCGATATCACCCGTTTGATCTGTGTTGAAGGTTGGAGCGCCATAGGACAATGGGGAGGTGTACCGCTCAAAACCTTTCTGGAACACATCGGTGCCGATACCACAGCGAAATTCGTCGGTTTCAAATGTGCTGATCGCTATTACTCCAGTCTGGACATGCCGACGGCCTTGCACCCACAGACACTGCTGGCGCTGGATTACGCTGATGTCGCGTTGCCGCCCGAGTACGGCTATCCGCTGCGGGTTCGAGTACCCACCAAATTGGGCTTCAAAAACCCCAAGCATGTTGTCGAGATTTTCGTGAGCAACGACAACCCGGGCGGGTATTGGGAAGACCAGGGATACAACTGGTTCAGCGGGATCTGA
- a CDS encoding oxidoreductase, whose translation MRAEKTIFITGVSSGFGQALAKEALAQGHRVIGTVRSESSLATFQALLPERAHGVVLDVTHFNAIDAVVAAIEGQYGPVDVLVNNAGYGHEGVFEESSLEEMRRQFDVNVFGAVAMTKAFVPFFRQRRAGRILNITSMGGYITMPGIAYYCGSKFALEGISDTLNKELAPFNIFVTAVAPGSFRTDWAGRSMQRTPRSISDYDATFDPVRKAREEKSGLQLGDPQKAARAMMTIITSPNPPAQLLLGSDALALVRDKLQRTAESIEQWEALSCSTDG comes from the coding sequence ATGCGTGCAGAAAAAACCATTTTTATCACGGGCGTTAGTAGCGGCTTTGGCCAGGCCCTGGCTAAGGAAGCTCTCGCTCAGGGCCATCGAGTGATCGGCACTGTTCGCAGCGAATCCTCTCTGGCAACGTTCCAGGCGCTCTTGCCTGAGAGAGCCCATGGCGTGGTGCTGGACGTTACCCACTTTAATGCCATCGACGCCGTCGTCGCCGCTATTGAGGGTCAGTATGGCCCGGTGGACGTGCTGGTTAACAACGCGGGTTATGGCCACGAAGGGGTTTTCGAGGAGTCGTCGCTGGAGGAAATGCGCCGTCAGTTCGACGTCAATGTATTCGGCGCGGTGGCGATGACCAAGGCGTTTGTGCCCTTTTTTCGCCAGCGGCGGGCGGGACGTATCCTCAATATCACGTCCATGGGTGGCTATATCACCATGCCAGGTATTGCTTACTACTGCGGCAGCAAATTTGCCCTGGAGGGCATCTCTGATACGTTGAACAAAGAGCTTGCGCCCTTCAATATTTTTGTAACGGCCGTGGCGCCGGGGTCTTTCCGAACGGACTGGGCAGGTCGTTCGATGCAGCGTACGCCGCGCAGCATCAGTGACTACGATGCGACTTTCGACCCGGTGCGAAAAGCCCGTGAGGAAAAAAGCGGCCTTCAACTGGGCGACCCGCAGAAAGCCGCACGCGCCATGATGACTATTATCACCAGCCCTAATCCGCCGGCTCAACTGCTGCTGGGCAGCGACGCCCTGGCTCTGGTGCGTGACAAGCTGCAGCGGACGGCGGAGAGTATTGAGCAATGGGAAGCGCTGAGCTGTTCCACGGACGGCTGA